The Lutra lutra chromosome 15, mLutLut1.2, whole genome shotgun sequence genome includes a region encoding these proteins:
- the RPS27 gene encoding 40S ribosomal protein S27 isoform X2: MPLAKDLLHPSPEEEKRKHKKKRLVQSPNSYFMDVKCPGCYKITTVFSHAQTVVLCVGCSTVLCQPTGGKARLTEGCSFRRKQH, translated from the exons CTCGCGAAGGACCTCCTGCATCCGTCCCcggaagaggagaagaggaagcacaAGAAGAAGCGCCTGGTGCAGAGCCCCAACTCCTACTTCATGGACGTGAAGTGCCCGG GATGCTACAAAATCACCACCGTCTTCAGCCACGCACAAACGGTAGTTCTGTGTGTGGGCTGCTCCACTGTCCTCTGCCAGCCCACGGGAGGAAAGGCGAGGCTTACAGAAG GATGCTCCTTCAGGCGGAAGCAGCACTAA